In Myxocyprinus asiaticus isolate MX2 ecotype Aquarium Trade chromosome 3, UBuf_Myxa_2, whole genome shotgun sequence, the following proteins share a genomic window:
- the LOC127431148 gene encoding phosphoserine aminotransferase-like, with product MDKKQTINFGAGPAKLPESVLFQAQKELLDYSGTGISILEMSHRSSDFTKILNTAESLLRELLNVPENYKILFLQGGGSGQFSAVPLNLIGLNEDRCADYLVTGAWSAKAAKEAEKYGKVNVIHPKLDSYTKIPDSGTWSLNPSASYFYYCCNETVHGVEFNFIPETKGVVLVCDMSSNFLSRPVDVSKFGLIFAGAQKNVGCAGVTVVIVREDLLGKALKECPITLDYQVQAGNNSLYNTPPCFSIYIMGLVLEWIRNNGGANAMELLSKQKSDMIYDIINSSNGFYSCLVDEACRSRMNIPFRIRKKEGDESLEKLFLDGASKLGMISLKGHRSVGGIRVSLYNAVTVGDAKALATYMEEFLRDHQ from the exons ATGGATAAGAAACAGACTATTAATTTTGGAGCGGGACCGGCGAAACTTCCAGAGTCG GTTTTATTCCAAGCACAAAAAGAGCTGCTGGATTACAGTGGCACTGGAATAAGCATTCTTG AGATGAGCCACAGATCGTCCGATTTCACCAAGATTTTGAACACTGCTGAAAGTCTTCTGCGTGAACTTTT GAATGTACCTGAAAACTATAAGATACTGTTCTTGCAAGGTGGTGGCTCGGGACAGTTCAGCGCAGTTCCTCTAAATCTGATTGGCCTGAATGAGGACAGGTGTGCTGATTATCTGGTGACGGGTGCTTGGTCTGCAAAGGCAGCCAAAGAGGCAGAGAAGTATGGAAAAGTGAATGTGATCCATCCAAAACTGGATAGTTACACCA AGATTCCCGACAGTGGCACTTGGTCATTGAATCCTTCAGCATCATACTTCTACTACTGCTGCAATGAAACTGTGCATGGTGTTGAGTTTAACTTCATCCCTGAAACTAAAGGAGTGGTTCTCGTTTGTGATATGTCATCCAACTTCCTCTCACGACCAGTAGATGTCTCAAAG TTTGGTTTGATTTTTGCTGGTGCACAGAAGAATGTTGGTTGTGCTGGTGTGACAGTTGTGATTGTAAGAGAGGATTTGTTGGGCAAAGCTTTGAAGGAATGCCCAATAACACTGGACTACCAGGTACAGGCCGGCAATAACTCACTCTACAACACTCCACCATGCTTCAg TATTTACATCATGGGTTTGGTACTGGAGTGGATTAGGAACAATGGAGGGGCAAATGCCATGGAACTACTAAGCAAACAGAAATCTGACATGATCTATGACATCATCAACAGCTCCAATGGATTCTACTC atgccttgttgatgaggcgTGTCGAAGCCGTATGAACATTCCCTTCCGCATCAGAAAGAAGGAAGGAGATGAAAGCCTTGAAAAGTTATTTCTGGATGGTGCCTCAAAACTTGGAATGATCTCACTGAAAGGACACAG GTCTGTGGGTGGTATCCGAGTTTCCTTGTACAATGCTGTGACTGTTGGAGATGCGAAGGCTCTCGCCACATATATGGAAGAATTCCTAAGGGATCATCAATAG